The sequence below is a genomic window from Maylandia zebra isolate NMK-2024a linkage group LG18, Mzebra_GT3a, whole genome shotgun sequence.
tacctcttcagcatgccatcgtgtttggcaaaggcctgataacaagccattcatttgattcagctgtgttggagtagggatgcatctaaaagctgcaggatagtagctctcgaggactgggattgggcagccctgagCTAAACAAACCAAAATGACCAATTGGTactcaattttaaaatcagatcTGCCCCATGTGAGCACAATTTTCCATCCAATGACAAGCCAGGATCATTTAGTGACTCACCTTTCAACTTCCCAGGTCTGCTTCCGTATCCATTGCAGTCTTCCTGCTGGCCGTTATGCTTTTCTGTCAACAAAGAAGTAGTGTTGTCTCTAACTTAATACGAATGACTGGTCCTACATGGCCACTCTTTCATTCAATGGCCCAGATGCATTCCGCTGCAATTTTTCATCAGGTTATTAAAGTACAGTGCGTCAGTTCTAGGTACAGTATACAACAGTGCATTCCCAAATTAAGGAGTCTCATCTGGCCGTCAAATATATAAATCAAAGACTTGAAGCTAAGGCCATCTGAGAATAAAGTTAGCCTTGCACGTGTGCAGCAAACTTGCTCACCATGGGCATGAAGCTACGCAAGTCACTGTAGGACTGAACAAGTTTGCACTagaaaaatgtgacagcaaagatACAGCGAGTCTTTTTTGGGCAGGCCTTCAGATGACCCATGATTATTTTAATGTGACGCTTGCATCTCATTACCTGGACCTCTGTTTCGCCACTGACCATTCCTCTTTGAATTTTTCTGATTGCAGAATACTTCAGCTTTTCCATCATTTGCCTTTTTCCAGTCTATGGAGATAAATTACAATTAGAGCACTATACCcgcatgaaaggaaaaaacaattaaaaaactaaataaatcagACCACCTGGATATTTATGaggttttctgtttgatcccACGCCTCCCTTTAACTCCTCACATAAACACTTTAGACCCTGTAGTTCAGTACACTGGATTGCACAGTCTACTAAATTTCCCTTTGATGGTGTCACTTGAGCCGTCTTCTGGTCAGTTGTTGGCACGCCCAGTTCCACATTTCTCATTTGACCATCTACTTTTTGTGCGCCAGTCGCCACCTCCATTTGTGTGTCATTTTGGAGAGTCATTTGGGAAGTGGATGAGACTTTGTCCTCTGCTGCAGAGTTAATGGGGCAGGTTTCCTTTCTCTCAACTGAGTTTTTCTCCTCTTGCTCATATATAAGAGTTCCCTGGTTTGGGCTTTGGTTAGCCTCAGGATTTGAAGACCCATGGTCATTCATCTCTTCATCACTGGAGGCAGTTAAAATTGTACCCTGCGGGGTAGTAAGTGAAGTTAAAGGATACTTTTCTGAAGGAACTGTGCTttggttttcttcagttcctTTTGTTTCAGAGACTTCAGTTTCACACACCATGTCTGGGGTCGTTGGAGGACTTTGCTTCTTAGCTGGGGTACTAAAAGTAAGAACACTTTCTGACACCAGAACAGAGTCCGGAGAAGAAAATCTTGAAGATTGCCTTCTTTCTTTAGCAAATGTACCAATTAGGTCATCTTTTTTGGTTAACCATTTACCATTGTCAGCCCTCTCCATCTCTACAATGACTTCAGGTTCAAATACACCATTCTGCTGTAGCCACTCCTTAGTAGGAATGAAAGGAGCTAGAGACTCCACAGACCAAACTGATTCATTAATATTTCTATTCATCTGACATCTACTTAAAAATGTGTGCTTTGGAGTGGCCTCTGTAGACTCTTCATGCGTCTCACTGCCATTTTCTGTCCCCTCGCGGAGTGCATTTAGTGCCTGCAGAATTTCATCTCCATTAGACAGGCAAGGTCTAACAAGTAGTTCCACAGAATCTGCATCTCTTGTTGACAGTGAAAAGGGTTCTAAAAGAGAAGGAAGTTTGAGGATCTTAAAGATCATTTCACTGTCCTTAGAACTTGAAATAACTTCGGTATCGACATCATCAGCACTGCTAACCACCACTGCATAATTCTTTGGCTTACTTGGACTTTGATAAAAAGCCTTTTCATGCTCCacttcattttcataacatGGAATCTCAAGATTATTTTGAAGGAGTGTCTCAGCTGCCATTGTCATCGTTTTCTGTGATGCATCACCTCCCCAGCTTAGAATGTCAGGAACAGAGACGCGCCTCTCTTTGACTTCATCCTCTTTTTGAGAAAAGCTACATACTGGCCCCATGCTATCCTGAGAACTCACTGACCACATGTTGCAATGTGCATTTCTGCAAGGAGGGATAAGAGAGGACTCCTGAACAGCACCATCCTTACATCCCTGCATTTCTTGAGTTGCCCTTCTAGATGACTGAACAGTCATCCCTGTAGGATGCACCATGTGACAGTCCTGTATGACTCTGTTTGTGCCAGCCCCTTTGACCTGTTCTTTTGCCTCAGTACTGGCCAACATATAGGTCTCGACCTCAGCTGAGCCTTGTTTTTGGGAACCAGAGCTTAAGGATGAAGGAGAATTTGAGGCAGTTGCACGTCCAGAGTCTGAGCTGAGAATTGGGCACCCCTCATCATAGCCACCTCCACCTCTGTGTATGGGTTCCGTCTGGACCTCAGAATTCACCGTTTCTCTAACAGGGGTAGTATGAGGCAGGCGAATTCTGCGAGTCTGGTTTAAATTTTGAAACGATCCACAAGGAGCATGACTGTGGACTTGGGGATGAAGCAGGCGTCTATAGTCGACTGGTTGTACCTGAGGGTGTGGTACAATGTAAGCTGGAGACTCCAGGTAAGAGGGAGGGGGAAGTGGGGGCATGACCATACCATatccttaaaaagaaaaaatgagtgAAGGTGATCATTTTGGAATAATATACAGACAGTACCACCTTACAGTTTAATTACTCTACAAGATATAAACATGTTACTGCTCTGTATGTGATGATAGGAGCTGCAGAGCCATTTCACACATGTTAGAAAGACTGAATCTTGCATGCATACATGTAGAGCGCGCAAGGGGTACAGTATGGGCTccaattgtggtcataaataatTTGTACTTTTAAATCAAATGTGCATTtgtgaactgagttttgtaaccttgtaaaccaaaatatctgaaaatttTATGTTTGTGCATCTGTAGATGagaatatttgtgtgtgtaaaaatatttacataaGTTAAATTTTTTCATTAAGGTCTAGTTgcacacacaaagcaaaaagaaaaatacatgtaAAACTCTGCGCTCAGATTCCCTGGCTGTTTGTTACTCAGCTTACACATACAAAACTTGACCAGATTCCTTTCAGCTGATTgcgattgacatgacattgaccaaatTTAACaagccaatcagagaacagatgggtttggctgttggAGAGGTGCTTTACTGAGCTTCAGGTCCTGGaagaataaatgcccttttactaCTAATGTGCGATACCAccgatttcctttccgatcccaagtaaaattcagggtggtatcgatgatactgatccgatacactgtacaaaaacttaatgtTTCATGATACAatatgtaattgtattatgaaatTGTAATAATatagcttcataatgattacaggacatcagactacttgttcttattgcttaataatgcagaattatcatatagaaaaaaaatctgaacttgtgcgctatttgagcatgttgcctgcctgcaggACTAAAGGACTCCGCGAGAGAAGTCTGTCTCTAGTAGCACCTGTCCCGCTCCTCCTCAACATAAtcattctgtgatatgatttaccgtgaggtgtttgacgaggttagtggtgttgtcacaacacctcactgtcctgccacatgtatcgcaaaccgagtcttggctgtttgtggaggtaaaatacgtccacATATGACTCcgtttacgctcagccattgtgagtgcgcacgccaggtAGTGATGTGCCAATCATGACCCAATCGTTCAataccgccccctggctcacagctcagtggacatttagatgaaaatatatatatttgacacatttgaggaaaatactaataaaataaaagtaaaataaatgttccctttagaaatcttaaattttttttgctctataaaaataattgtttttcaatcactcatcttagcagtaggatttacatgaaaagagaaacattaagtttgagtgaaaatgtacattttttgcactctctgggcAACTGACTCAAACCCGATTCATTTTGGTGAGCGACTCATtcaaactcgattcagtaaTAAGAATAATATACTATACTTGGCCACTAAGGCCAGGGGCTGCGACACATTTCTACAGCCGTATTTTGcatatgactatgaaaggcagaaAAGGAGTAGTTCCTTCCAATTTGGACGATCCGAATGAtcgtttctttccactgtgttcctgttaatgaaaaactgcaaatttatcccaaagtactaaaatatcgatattttaatatgagaatcgattctagaacaaaTTACTGGTATCAGAAGAATCGATGtttcagtatcgatccgcacaccactaccttttacatgccaacacagcattttcagttttgtGGAAAAAGAGTCTTCActagccctgactttgtgttagaCTAATCCTAAAGTACAAATGGTATTTCTAGCCACTGATATAACAAAACTTTACcctttcaacagctactgaaaggCTTGTATGACCCCTATGGGATATTTACAAAGACATCCTCCAGGTTCAAAATGAAGAACAAGATTTGTTCTTGTAACTTTAAACTAGCACGCAAGTGAAGGGACTTTAGCGCAGAGTTTTACACGTAGTTTTTTTGCTTTGCATGTGCAaccagaccccccccccccccccccacacacacacacacacacacacacacacataaaatgcaGATATTTTGGTTTACAAGGTTACAAAACCCAGTTCACAAATACGCatttgatttacaagtacaaatgatttatgaccacaatttgagtcCATAGGCACAGCACCAATTTAACATATTTATAAACTAATGAAAATTCTCAACTTACCCATGCCTAGGAAGCCTGGAAAGGGATTATAAGGCAAGGGCATGGGCCACTGGTATTGGAGGAATGGGGGTAGCGGTGGAGCATGAACATAAAAGAGAGGTCTAGGAAAGACAGGGTGTTGAGGATGAGATGGTCCAGGATCTTGGCTGGTGCTGTGTAGTCCTGGATCTTGCTGTGCAGAGTTTGCAACGTCAGCGTTAACTTGAACGTGTGGGTTCGCTCCACTTGGCCCTTCAGGAGCCAGAGGAGGCGTGTTAACCGCTGCTGCCATGTTCAGTCAACCTACATGGAAGGGGTGTCAGTTATGAATCTATGTTGTATTAATaggaacagtttaaaaaaaaatttaaaaaaggaaaagacatTTACTACCTGTAAGACAAATCTTAGAGACATTACACACAGGGAATGAAGGTCATTATTCTTCATTCAGCATATGCCATACAGAAACATGACCACATACAAGGAGAGAGTAAATGACCTGGTTTGGAAAGAGAGAAACCTGCGCTGTGGTCTTCAGCCATCATCTCTCAACCCAGTGGGATCTATGACAGATTTGATACAGCCCAAATCCTTACTATGGCACCAAattttcatttagtttgaaGCTGTGTGTTTGTAACTCAAAAAACCTGTACACCATTGTCAATTTAACATTTCTGCAAGGAGCAGCATCAGGTTTAAGTGTTCAGAAGGTTAACAGTTTAAGAAATACATTAAGTTGGCTTGACAGTAGTGTTCATACATCAGCTGATttcttgaaaagaaaaaaaaaaagtgggctaTAGTGTAAGATTTAGGACCCACCATGGGATGATCAATGAAATGGAACACATTTGCAAAGATAAACAGCATTTTCTATCCAAGCCTAATTAAGAGAATAAATGAGTcagaaacagaaaaccaaaaggACTGAACCTTGAAACCAGCAGATGGAAAAAGCTCATCAGTCATTGTGATACTAGCACcattcaaaatcctgctttgatacattttaaaaaatatataataaaatatacatatatatttatcaatTTTACCTTGTCAAGGACCTGAATGGTTAACTGACAGAGCAAACACAAATGAAATAGAAGTGGGGATGAACACCTGATCTTAAGTAGCTCCTGATTAGACACATGTGTCTACTGTGTGCTGATTTGGAGTTTGCAGCAGGTCTCTAACACTAAGATGTCTTGTTAGACTGACATCTAAACACTAGATGGAGCCAAACTTCAGACAAATGATGAATCTAATGAGGCTGTTCTGGCAGATATATAGATTTCAGTCTTCTATAAAACATTTGCTACAATTACATCTGCATACTTTTTTGCACTGAAGTATCAGAAAACTAACCTGTGCTCATATAAGCCATTTCATCATACACTAACTTGGTGGCAAAAGCCCAAAGTATGATACTGGGACATCGGTTGCACACAGTCCAAAAGTAGCCACCAAAGTGATATTCTACCCCTTAAAATGATAAAGAAACTATAAATATTGACATGCCAGGAAATCTATTTAAACACTCTTCTGCCATGTTAAGGATCCCATATGTGTTGGATTATGTAATTTTAGATTTTAACCCTGCTTTGTCCTTAACACAGGATTACCACTGCCCCAGAAAATATCCTCTAATGCTGTCCACAGAAGATAAACTCTGAAAAGGTCCATATCTGATCTCAGCAGacatttacagaacaatcaagCTATCTTGTGAGGtttcttttgctgttttatcaGTGTCAATATTGGTACTTCAAACACAAGGAGAAGGAAAAAGCTTGTACTGTCAATGTGACCTTTGAGAAGGTGCATAAGCCAAGACCCCAAGCACATGGACTAGGGCAGAAAAGATTTGTTTAATACTAAATATCTATGATATCTACTTTACTTTCAAAATAGATTCCTATAAGTGATGCACGGATCATTGGTGGTTTAATGTAACAGTTCAAACAGAATGTACATCACGTCAGAAAACTGCAAACACAATGACcatctttatatatatatatatatatatatatatatatatatatatatatatatatatatatatatatatacatacaacaCATCATAAcctatttgctttttttcagtCTTATCCCAAGAAACACAAATGCCCAGCGCAACAATAATATTATTTagttatattatttattatttgaatACGGAGCAGGATTACTGGCTGTgtagatgtaaacacaaaaacatcaaatgtgCCTGAGTTCATAAGAATTTCTTGCAGGGTGCCACTGTTCTCACTTTATAAATCTGCCTAGAGTAGTATGTTGATAAAACTCTCATCTTAGAACACCCAGCAGATAAGCAGAGAAGCAGATTATGGATCAGCCTAACTTGCCTCCTGACACCTGATATCAATGTCATAATAGCAAATGGAACTACAAATGCCCTTAAAGACTGTTTTCACAAAAagctgcagagctgcagagaggaggatACAGCATGCATTAATACAGATTCCAGTAACACTTTATAACATGACCTGCAAATAAGGCAACAGTTCTTACGCACATTCTGCAGGCAGCGAGTCAGGTTTTTGCAGGAGACAATGAAACAATCACACTGTAAGACCCACCATTAAGGCTCAACAAGTACAACGTACTTTCTGGAATGCGAGGCGTATTATGGAGTCACCTGCAAGATCTGTGAAACAATGAAACAACTACACTGTTGGACCCACAACTAAGACAAAAGTAGCCTGTAAATTCCATGTAATTTTGTGTAACAATTGAGGTTTTTGAAGGAagcaataaaataattacactgtAAGACCACAGGTACCTGTAATTACAGGTAGTTGCTTTTGTACACCAAACAATAGAATAATTGCACTGTAAGTAAAATTAAGTACAGCAACAGTAGTTTTATGTACTGGGTTATTTCATGGTAAATTTCCAGAAAATCAAACAATATTTTCCATCTTACATCTTAAGTACCCTGTACTTTCCAGGGCGCGGGCCATATTATGGAGTGACTTATCCTTGCCTAACATCCAGGTATTTTATATCAAAGGACACTAAGAAAGGATTTCCTGCACCAAATCCAGCCAACACTGTAGCCTGCATTGCAATTAGGCATGAAATCTAGGCAACTGGCTAAAAAGAGAGCTGGAAAGGATTTACAGGTCACTATtatgggggcgatcgtggctcaagagttgggagttcgccttgtaaacgcaaggttgccggttcgagccccgccttggacagtctcggtcgttgtgtccttgggcaagacacttcacctgttacCTATTGGTGGGGACACAGTTACTATAGATCATCAAAGCTATGGCATTAAGGAAACAAAGCCGTAAAAAACTTACAGTGTTAGATATAAgtctagttttttttaattattttttttattttttggtttctttttttatttttttccccctttaagTCTAGTTTTTACATTAATTTTGTAATGCAGCTTCTAAAATTATTGCAGTTTCATATCACTTGCATGTGTATCCCTTGTAAGAAAGAACATTTAAATGACTCTGATCAGGGCATGGTTGTGCTGATATACTTGGATTTTACCACAGTCTCCTTTAGGGTTACtgagaatggtccaaaaaagagaagctatccagtgagcagcagttctctgtgtGAAAATACCTTGTTGATGTGGATCTTTCTAGCAGGAAAAGGCATTGCCAAATCTAGAATCTTAAATAATCGCAAACTGATtcttaaaacatgaaaataagttcactgtattttgcagctgaggctgtgttacctTTTTTctgcggaatttgcatgttatcagcatatgctgccatcagaatttcggcctcaagcgctgtaaaatacattgaccgcgccttctttccctccgtctccatggtgactcgcttaatctgtgctccactaatcagggctttatgtatcctcgtgcgcgcgcttaacttggggttaaagcaactccgcgttgactgaactaattgttatcagcctttctgaaaccgaatattccgagttggacagttcggggttactcaaccctgagtatcgtttttcactctgagttttctaaaccggcttcctgaaatagggccctgcagtgtgaacgtagccttagagcCTCAGTAGCATCAGGTGTCCATTTCCTGACTGTAACTTTAGTATCACAATGTCTCAGCAGACAGGATTTGTAATAAGAGAGAAACATAATTGAAGTCTGCTGATATTGTGAATATGGATGTTTAGTCTTTATCCAGTTTCAGTGGGTggtgcttgtgtgtactgtaacTGTTTTCAGTAAAAGGCAGCAAGGAAGGCTGTTTTATTTGATGCTGGCTAGGAGGCGGGCTGGTTCTGACCAGCCTcccttgctagcaagtaaaACCGGTTAAAGCTGTTCGTTGTTTGTTCTTGAATGTAAAAATTGGAAATTGTGCACTGCTACAGAGGATTGTTGATCAGTAAAATCTAGAGCTGTAACCACTTCAAAATATTGACCTCAAGTCATACTTCATAGATCAGGAAATAGATGTACACTACCAGTGAAAGGTTTGGACACACCGtctcatttaatattttttctttatttttattgctttctacattgtagaaacatactgaagacatcaaatatatgaagcaggatatatggaattatgtagcaaagagaaaaacaaaagaaattccTTCACAGGCAACCTACATTCAGGTGACCACCGGTCTgccttgtcagggttcatttgtggaatttcttgccttGTAAATGGGGttgtatgggctcaaattgtggtcataaatattttgtacttgtaaatcaggatttgtatgcgtaaaaagaatttgtgtgtgcgtaaaaaagatttgtatgtggacttagccaaaaaatacgtgtgaaactctgcgctcaagtttcaagttacaagtatgaattttgaccctatttttcttcctttcatctgattggtcaatgtcatgtcaatcacaaatttaacaatccagtcagagaacagatgggtttggctattATGTCCACACACaatagccaaacccatctgcttgcggcacagggaggagagggcaggGCGGCGGgaagcagcatctaataaccaactcgcaaaataaaacaaaatgaaaacaaaccaacaaacacgaaaacaccagacatcatgatacagacttataatttgcaccgatgttttttcgaaattctatacgcgaaaagtgagcgcgagagccctcggtgcgcctgtgTAACATAGTTAAATAGAGTCGAAGTTAAATCCCGCTAAATGGGACATTGGCACCACCTACTGTTGAAAAAGTCACCCTGCAACATTCACAAAGGGCAAGGGATTCTGGGTAATCCTCAGAATAATGGAGGATTCCTGCAAGGTAAGGAATGTGCAAATGTCGGGGGGAAGAAAAATCATATCGCAGGTTGTTAAAGTAATACAGTCTGACCcgattatttttgttgtttatacATCATTTGTTGCGGGTCATTTCTCCAGTCTTTATGTAGAATTGAGTGCATGTTTAGGTGAGATTTCTTTATTGGGAAGAGAGGAAACAAAATGGGAGCATAGCTAACTCTGTTGTAGCTTTCCTGTTTAGATTTTGTGCTGATTGCCCACGACATTAAAAAGAGAGCATTCTAACCATTGCCTTTTTGTTGTGAATGCAGACCAGAGAAGACACTACACAGAGGTCAcacctgctcgctgctgaagtcaaagtaaactttattgtcatctccgctacatacggtccagtatatagagagacgagacgatgaggctccagttacagcagtgcaagtaaacaaacaatatatataagaagagtaagaaaataaatatacactttaggactcggggtaaaggatcaataacaatttaaaatgtataatttacagtttgatgatttaaaatctcacacacaacccgtcgaaaggggaggggctgcttccaagtagagcacatttcattcataatgttgtaaattatgtattcatgatttgaatcctgggttgtgcaaaatcccagaaatacaccttagacaaagtgaatctgtgaactaaggtgtaggtgtgttaggttatgttgtggtgatcctcgggttgggggatgggtgttcatactggagtgcaaaatgaAACCCAAtcgaagatggacaagaaaagttcaaagccgtCAGGTGCTCAgcttagaaaaaatagaaaagaagaggagcagaaacgagcaaaagatgcaggtaagcagatgtgtgattggatcatggcaggtcatcctgaaccaatcagaatcagaatactttattaatccctaaggaaattatgtgagttacagttgctccaagaagaaatggtaaaaatagtaacagtaacagactaaactccaaacattacattatgttacagattttaatattaattagtctttgtcagttgttgatttgtcctgttctcattgtttgacgaattatgatggctgttttaGCCATTTGCATacaatgcatactctctctctcttcgtgTGTGTGCTTCTCTGGTGAATttcaacagttttatgttaatgtacaatctttaatatgttttatgtctgtgtgtgtgtgtgtgtgtggggggggggggggcagagggaGTGTTATCCTGGGGCGCcgaacaggctaggaccgccactgcatGTTAGGGTTTGAGTCTGATAACTATGTTTTGAGAAATGTTGCTCATTCTGTACCTAGAGCCTGGAGTCACTAGATAAAAATGGAGCCTCACCCACGCAGCCAACCCTAAACAAGATTATACACGTGCAGCATGTGACAGAAAACCAAGACATGATGACACTATGGATTAGCAGACTGAAAGTAGGAGACCTAAGATCTTGCAATAAACATTTGAAAGATCCAAAAAGGCACACAGAAATAGTCTTCCCTTCAGATTAGGTCATAACGCACACAGTTAATTAGTACTTATCTTAATCAATAGGCATACAAATGTGATTCTAAATACTTTGGTAATTATTTACTTAGACTTTTTAAATCACACTGCTAACCATTACTAGCTCCGAAATAACTGGTTTGTACTTGACATAATAATTTAGAAATAGTTAATCCAACATTTATAAAGTATGAAagtgttattattaaccatgtTATATATGAGCTTTTTAATGCCCcctgttttaaatgttacccaaaaagtcaaaatgtttgcatttataaatgttgATAAACTCGTTTCCTGGTGAGCCAACACCTTTAAATTGTATGTTTCTTAATATGTAATGGCAAAACTCGAATCGATAAAGGTGATCACTAATTGGCTCTCTGGACCAAAATGGCtgtttaataataaaattaaataatcaaATTTGTTTTGAAAACGCAACAGATCTGCTCTAATGTAAAGTATTTCTGGAGTGGTTGATTTGCGTAATGTGGTCTAAAAAATACGACAATTTTATTCTTtaagaaggaaacaaaaaatacaGACCTACAGCAAATATTTACGgtgtttcagtttttccacatttttttaTGTTACAGCCTGATTCCAAAATGACTTTTCATGTCACAGTTCTACATAAAATACCCCACAATGCTATGTGGAAAAAATGCTTGAAAGTTTTGCAAATCAAAACTGAGCTCAGGGGCATTATGTCAGATGTTCTCCAAGTTGACCGAAAAACCATACAGCCTCTTATTACACTTAACC
It includes:
- the buc2l gene encoding uncharacterized protein buc2l isoform X1 — encoded protein: MAAAVNTPPLAPEGPSGANPHVQVNADVANSAQQDPGLHSTSQDPGPSHPQHPVFPRPLFYVHAPPLPPFLQYQWPMPLPYNPFPGFLGMGYGMVMPPLPPPSYLESPAYIVPHPQVQPVDYRRLLHPQVHSHAPCGSFQNLNQTRRIRLPHTTPVRETVNSEVQTEPIHRGGGGYDEGCPILSSDSGRATASNSPSSLSSGSQKQGSAEVETYMLASTEAKEQVKGAGTNRVIQDCHMVHPTGMTVQSSRRATQEMQGCKDGAVQESSLIPPCRNAHCNMWSVSSQDSMGPVCSFSQKEDEVKERRVSVPDILSWGGDASQKTMTMAAETLLQNNLEIPCYENEVEHEKAFYQSPSKPKNYAVVVSSADDVDTEVISSSKDSEMIFKILKLPSLLEPFSLSTRDADSVELLVRPCLSNGDEILQALNALREGTENGSETHEESTEATPKHTFLSRCQMNRNINESVWSVESLAPFIPTKEWLQQNGVFEPEVIVEMERADNGKWLTKKDDLIGTFAKERRQSSRFSSPDSVLVSESVLTFSTPAKKQSPPTTPDMVCETEVSETKGTEENQSTVPSEKYPLTSLTTPQGTILTASSDEEMNDHGSSNPEANQSPNQGTLIYEQEEKNSVERKETCPINSAAEDKVSSTSQMTLQNDTQMEVATGAQKVDGQMRNVELGVPTTDQKTAQVTPSKGNLVDCAIQCTELQGLKCLCEELKGGVGSNRKPHKYPDWKKANDGKAEVFCNQKNSKRNGQWRNRGPEKHNGQQEDCNGYGSRPGKLKGGSGRYPRY
- the buc2l gene encoding uncharacterized protein buc2l isoform X2, whose protein sequence is MAAAVNTPPLAPEGPSGANPHVQVNADVANSAQQDPGLHSTSQDPGPSHPQHPVFPRPLFYVHAPPLPPFLQYQWPMPLPYNPFPGFLGMGYGMVMPPLPPPSYLESPAYIVPHPQVQPVDYRRLLHPQVHSHAPCGSFQNLNQTRRIRLPHTTPVRETVNSEVQTEPIHRGGGGYDEGCPILSSDSGRATASNSPSSLSSGSQKQGSAEVETYMLASTEAKEQVKGAGTNRVIQDCHMVHPTGMTVQSSRRATQEMQGCKDGAVQESSLIPPCRNAHCNMWSVSSQDSMGPVCSFSQKEDEVKERRVSVPDILSWGGDASQKTMTMAAETLLQNNLEIPCYENEVEHEKAFYQSPKPFSLSTRDADSVELLVRPCLSNGDEILQALNALREGTENGSETHEESTEATPKHTFLSRCQMNRNINESVWSVESLAPFIPTKEWLQQNGVFEPEVIVEMERADNGKWLTKKDDLIGTFAKERRQSSRFSSPDSVLVSESVLTFSTPAKKQSPPTTPDMVCETEVSETKGTEENQSTVPSEKYPLTSLTTPQGTILTASSDEEMNDHGSSNPEANQSPNQGTLIYEQEEKNSVERKETCPINSAAEDKVSSTSQMTLQNDTQMEVATGAQKVDGQMRNVELGVPTTDQKTAQVTPSKGNLVDCAIQCTELQGLKCLCEELKGGVGSNRKPHKYPDWKKANDGKAEVFCNQKNSKRNGQWRNRGPEKHNGQQEDCNGYGSRPGKLKGGSGRYPRY